CGGgttttcaaccttgacatagatggcttctctcactcctctttcaaaccacctgtcttctctgtccagaatgTGGCACATTTTTATCCCCAGAGTGTGCgtttgaggataaaaatgtgcacattctggacagagaagacagatggtttgaaagaggagtgagagaagccatctatgtcaatGTCAGGAAGGTGGGAATTTAAGGGGAAGCTAAGGGgtgaacccagatgcagacactcaGGGCGCAGATATAATTTTAATAAAATTATTTAACtcaaggaaaaccaaaactcaggatactagggaaaacacacactgtaaaggGTTACACAGAGAatgaagacaacacagggaaactttgaataaacaaaactcagaacaaacactgacaaagaacatGAGGTGGCTAGACAAGACGATACTAGAACACACTAGGGCTGGGGCATgactaaagacaaacacacactaacatggaCGACGGCATGGCATGAAACACATGAGCTGTGGCTTGGTAAAGGACAAGGAAACTCTAACATGGGCTGGGttatgacagagacaaagacgggACTTGAGAACACCAGGATGAACACTCACAACCGGAAAGACAGGTAACACAGTCAACACAAcgagaaacacttacatgaaacacaacatggaCATGACAAAGATCTCACAACGATGAACACTCACAATGGGGGCTAAGGCATGGAATCTCAAAACAGcaagggagacacagacaacgacccggggaacacacagacttatatacacagggcaggaacactaatgacacacaggtgaaacacatcagacaatcacaaggggCGGGAAAACCCAGGATGTAAGCtaacaaagacacataacatgaaccttcaaaataaaacaggcagtgacaaaaccagacaaagacaacacacaaggggaaacttaacaaaaaaacatcgTACACAGCAAGGGTCATGACagtcaaggttgaaaaaccgTATCTGAACAGAGtgggaggtctgagacaccacctatctcccacatacaatgcagtcctttcatctctcccaaagagattcaaaaattttgcctctgaaaataaacaataaagccattcacacatggctcaaggagcctcccaatgacaagaatgggacactaacgaggcagacGACCgtcgttgacacccaaggggttgcaccctaccccgccttaatgggggatcgttTCCCTCACAATAGActgataccatccttggttttgggggttggcctcactcagaggataaatacttgaacctaaaaccatttcattggactacagctgtcctatctagtctggtgcgcatgaactgatgaagcctgctcggatgagaggcaaaacgtcttccaagacaaactgatgagGTCCAGTTGTGaatgattgaatgccctaaagcttacaatgacctggatgaatgaatcaggaatcaggaatcatttattgtcatcacacaagtttccaagtgcaacgaaattctgttcagttacaccgtcccagaggacacaatggcacaaaggacagtacaaataattgacatgggaagacagggacaggagaaccacgatgcaACCAGCGGGGCGGCGCCTCGcttacttagatgaaaaacaaaagaaaacaggaggggagggagaggagagagaaaaaaaaaactaatctcAGACTGCGCCCAttgggggggggcacagtgtgggcttggtaaaaaaaacccacctcagcacaagcaacatttaagacatcataacaagactgtaacacctgcacatgtgggtgggggaaggaagttcgggggggggggggggtcacagcacagtcgcccgggggagggctgcagctcctacagggcGCCGTCCTCAACCCTTGGCCTACTATGCCGcacgggggaaggaggggggtgaggagccaAAGAAGGCGTTGAATTGAGGAtaagggtgaatgtcccagaacGAGGTGGGGGTCggagcatcttgtctgcagaaacatccaggagagtggagagataagcgtccttgagaaggccgcttatgtctgggagccaatggagataacAATTGTTTTGGGACGGCCGACctggaatttttctgtctgcccttgagtctctctggtctcacaGTGGCTTGCTCCAAAATGTCCGAATTAGTGACCAGAttcagccgagccgagccgacagcttctccaagttgTTATCCGACCggcgaaggagctcaggaattgcatccagtttgcgattgagctcacaaatcgcttgagtctgagtgctggcagccctgcacattcCCTCGATCAAGGCAAGCAGCTTGCCAATTTCCGCCAGCATCTTCCTTATTATGCAGTAGATCAGGTATCcgccaaagccaaacagcagaaagcctaagatcataaatccaattgtgtatgcatcttcaacatcctcaacggaaagaaccgacagacacacgatcctccacttctcccaGGAGTCCAACGTGTAGCCGGCTGCGAACGTTCCGTCAGGGCAGGCGGGTTCTCCTTTACCCAACttcattgtggagaaaatatggtcaattgcattgagagaccagctgaccagatccatcatttttggatttggaggaGAATGCCGAGAGAGGCTCCGAGATATgagaatgagaatattcacaggcatcaTGTCGAGTGTCTTACAAAAAAACCTCAGGATGAAGCTGGGTTTCTgttttggaaacaaatgctgtttttcttttattgcaaaGAAAACTGAGTTCAAGTGATGCTTTTATAAACAACTGATTATAGTGATATTTTATATGTGGTTGTAATCTCCTTTAAAAATATTCTGTGTACCATGCAGAATTGCAGTTTGTCTCTGGCTTGGATTTCTGCACACATCATTGCAGTTTATATTAGAAAGTTGTCTTGTCTTCATTTTACAACTGTGGAATAGAGCATTGAttaatttttctttaaaaagccACACTACATTTACTGCTTCCTTATTTATGTTCTCGACTGACCCCTAAATCAGTAATTGCAACCTTTACTCATGCAGACAGATATGTCATTCCTGCACTGCCGTTGCTGAAAGGGCTTCATCACCCTCATCATGGTGTGAGCTACAGAGTCAAATTAAACTAGATTATTGTATGAACATGAAATATTGTAAATACAGGATTAAAGCCTACTTCACCGCTAAATGCACATATCATCCTCCCCTACAGTGGCCTCTAAAAACGCGAAAGGCCTACTCCACTCCGCCACATTTCACAGGGAAATATTTTATGTATGATTCTGCctcatttatttgacaactaTCACCtttagtatttttttgtttactcAGGCAACAATCCGCGTATTTCTTGAAATTGTAACAGAATTTCCCTTGCACCATCTAAAAAACTCTGGGACTTGTGGATCCATAACGAAATACCATTTGTATGCaggttttgtttacattttctgccCCAATCAGCGCAAGGATTCTACGCATGCGTGATGTTTTTCGAAATTTAAAACCGTCCAATCACAGAAGAGGAGGCGTCCACTCCCGGCAATTTCAAAACTGGATGCTCGAGCTCACTCGTAATGGTGAAACAATAACGTATCGTGACTACTACAACAAGTCCACCCACAGCGAGGCATTTTTATCATAAATCTAGATACAGTCGGAAGAGGAAACTTAAtagagatggaggaaggagagacCGTACCGATATTTTCCAGAAAAGGTTAGCGAGCTTGTTAAATTGCATAAGTTGCTTAAATTTAGCGTTAGCTACCATTTGTCCGGTAATTCATGCGAGATAGCGAACGTTACATGTTACACGTTTTCTTGTCAAACTAAATAGATTAACTTTCTGGTACTGGTTTGGTAGCATTAAATATGTGTCAGATGGGCCACCACGAAGAGACTTTACGTTAACGTTAGTCAGGTTGGGCTGACTAACCTAACACGAGTTACTAGTAGGGGCGACCTTCTGATTCCGCACATGTATGACCGAAAATCAACGGCAGACCGTGATAAACAATGCCGTAACGCTAATAGATTCCCCTACTAACTTATGCCTTTTCGCTTTTTCATTGGTCTTCTTTACAAGTGTGTGAATAATCGCTACACACTAGTGATGACAGTAACATTAATTATGAATGCAGTGCAAACAATGAATTATCTCCCCACGCTCCTCGTTTGGTTTAGTAACCTTATCTTGAAACATGTGCTCAGTGCTAAGTTAGCTGTATACAATAGGACCGCATGTAGTTATTTTATCAAAGAGTAATCCGTCTCATCATTTTCCATATGGATAGTTTGGACTTTAAACTGTCAGAAAACTCCCAAAATGCCAGGAGTCCCAAACTCAAgaatgtgatttttgtttcatattagacgaagaaaagcagcacacatcCACATTGCAGAAGCTGGAGGCAATGAAGTTTAGGTTGATAATTAttcaaacaattaatcagttgtCAACACTGTTGTAGACTGTCTGTTCTAGTGTGCAGTAACTTTTCTGAATTTAGATTTTCTGCATGAGTATAAATGTATCACCAATCTGCAGCCAGATGACACATAATTTCTGTGGAATCATCTACTCAGTTATTCAGACATTTGTAGTTGACTTGAGCCAAGTCATCCACTAGAGGTCTTCTTCTAGCAGTATCATTAAAAGAATATTGTCATTCTCCACCCTATTCCTCACAACTCAGTGGACAACTGACACATTTTTGAACTCAAACTACAACAAACTGTATTCAAAATTATGTTGAAGTTATGGTAAAAGGAGGTTTCATATCTTTGAATGCAtaccctgattctaaaaaaaagttgggacactgtgtaaaacataaatcaaacagaatatgataatttgctaatccttttgaaacaagctgggacaggaacaacaaaatactgggaaagttgtggactgctccaaatacacctgtttggaacattccacaggtaaacagattcattggtaacaggtgatagtatcatgattgggtatgaaaggagcatccttgaAAAGCTCAGTTGTTCAAAAGCAAGGTTGAAgtgaggttcatcactttgtgaacacatgattgtatcGAGGATATTACTCtggaacacttcgtaaaactgttgttggtgaacacagttcgtttgcaaatgattgcattctgatATTGTTTACCTTTCACGCAGTGTCCCAAGTTCTggatgtatacacacacacacacaattattcaGAGTGACCTTATATAGTATGTGCCTAGATAATAAGGTTTTAAGAattttgaaatgatttcagATCAGACCCTAACTATGAGTCTTTAGTATGGATTGTAAGGTTGTGTTTGATATGGTATAAAGACATTCACTGTGCCAGTGCTGATTTCCTTTGATATTTCCTGTCACAGAGCTACGTAAGCAGAAGCTGATGGAATTCCTGGCAGCAAAAGTAAAGCTGGGACAGCCCAACCCTAAGTAAGAAAATGAATTATCTGCATGACAACTCAGTGGGTTtaatggttgttgtttttatatgtaGGGTAAATTAACAATAAATTTTACTTCTCAGGCCAAACCTCCGTGATGACTGTCAGGTTAAGAAGCCTGTGACATCTGTGCTAAAGGTGGGTAGCAACCTGTATTCGAACAAGCAATGGACAAAAAGCCAGCAGAATTTAAAAAGAATGACGTTAGTGTGATGCTGAGTTGGTGTGATAATAAGACTGAATTGCTCATATTTTCACTGAACAAAACTTTCATGTGGGTCATGATTCAGAGGTCTGAAACCAGATTCTCAATTTCCAACTGTTTATGTTTTCACAGACTGTTACTGGAAAAGAGAACAAGGGGCCACCTAACAGATTTAGCCATGAACGCATAAAAGTTTCAACTCTGGCTGCTCAATCCTCAACACATCCTGCCAAAAGAGTATTTGATGTCAATAAAAAAGTAAACGTAAAAGGCAGGATCCTGACTAATCGTCCGTCTGCAGCCAGTGGCCCAGCATTTCCAAAACTTAATCCTGTGTCTTCTAAATCCGGCCTGAATGCAGTTAGCCATCCCaaaaagcagccaaacacaggAATACAAACTTCAGGCAGAGCCCCTTCAGATGCAGCTCGTAGAGCTGTGACATTCAGTAGTCAGTCAAATGCTGCCAGGTCACGTGAAATGAAGATGGTTAGTGTCAGGATGAGTCTCGGCCCTcttgtcaaaacaaaaactggactAATTCCTGCAGTGACtcagccaagaaacagtcaaagtcaaaacttaacaaacactgctgccaccaccaccagttCTGTTGCTAGCAAGGTGCGATCCAGCACTTCATCATCAGTCTCTGTTTCCAAGAAGTCGACCATAAGGAAAACATTACCTACCACTGCTCTAAACAACCCTATTCATGAGAGAACAACTGTTTCTTCAACTGCAAGAGCTGGGATTAAAGTTCAAGATCAGAACAAGTCTAACTCTAAACCACTTATGGGTAAGCATTTTCAGCCATCTTGTCAGAGTCAATTAGCAAGTGGACTGAGATCAAcatccagctcctccaggtTCACAGCAGCACCCATTAAGCCAGAGTGGAGACCAGGGATGTCAGAAACTAATAAATCAGCTGGACAGCCCACAGACAGGTCTACAAACCTGAGatctgagagagagggggagaaaaatggCCAATCATGCAAAGTCGCCTCTCGAACATCCTCGGGGCCAGTGAGCAGGTGGAGTTCCAGAGTGGTCAGCAAGGGTGTGCGACCTGCTGTGGCTGAGCTGGGAGGGAAACCCAAGACGTgtaaagagacagacagcaagaagGGACACAGTTCAGCAAATGGTCCACCTCCACAAAcgaatagaaaaaaaaacagcgctccagtgatgtcacagacaGTGCCACGGCCTGCCAGGACCATCAACTATACAGGCCAGGCCATAGACATGAAGACGGCAAAGGTTCCAGTCAAGGTCATTCCCCAGACTGAGCAAAAGAAACTGAGTGCTGCCCAGGAGGAAAGAATGTAAGTAGAACAGAACAACTACCATTAAATGTATAGTATAAAACTATGATATGGTGCCACTGAATCATTAAATATCCAGCATCCACTGTGGTTGACCTTGGGTTAGAGTTTGGCTTGTGACTTTGGCACTTATCTGCAGAGCAACAATCcctcacaaaataaaatgtaaaagttgtCAACCCCAGTTTGTTTTGCGACCTACACTTCCTCTCCCCAAATTTCCTgcatctctctgctgtgctgtccaataaagtaaaaaagaagTTGACTTAAAGCTAAACCTACTGCTCTATTATTTGCTCTCAAGGAAAAAACTGAAGGAATGGAGGGAAGCCAAAGGCATTTCCTACAAGCGTCCCCCAATGCCTGTGAAACCTCAGGTCAGACACACTGTGGCCGTGCCCCAGCCTTTCTGGGCCACCATGAAGCAGGAAGATGATGCCCATGccctcatctctgctgtggACAGATCTCTGGCTGACTGCATCAAATTGCTTGAAGaggtatctctctctctctctctttctctctctctgatgttttCTGTATAATAAGAGAGTAAGTAAGGACAAATCAATTTTAGGAAGGATGCAAGACGTAATAATATTGAATTGCCATACATACTAACATACTAGGCTATAGGCCTGCTGTTATACAGAGGGTGagactgtattttttaaatatgcagACCTTTACCAAATCTCTTGGAAGGCATTCATTGCATTCTACCTGTGAGTGACAGAAATAACTGTgtgaatgatgaaaaaaagcatcaaaaagaAGTTTCAATCCatcttaatttcttttttctgcacaCCTGGCCAATCACTGTGTGAGATGGGTGTAGTTTTAGGATTGTCAGTTTTGAAAAATCAttatctatttattattattattattattggaaaaCATGGGAGGATTGTGAAGGGagggttttttgtgtgttttatgtgttttatgataAGCACTTATGTTGGAGCACAGTGATGCCCTTTCTTTCAGTGTATGAATTTGCCTGCTTCGTGCCCACAGGGTTGCCCCCCAGACCAGGTGAAGGAGGTCCTCTCACGGCTGCCAGTGGTGTCCCAGAAGTTTGCCAAATACTGGATCTGCCAGGCTCGCCTGATGGAGCAAGATGGCAACCTGGATGTCCTGCCCATGTTTGAAGAGGCTGTTGGTGTTGTGTTGGAGGTAATATATTCATGATATTCAGActgttgaaatattttataTGAGAGGTTTTTATAGTTCTTAAATGTGCCCTGTGGAATTTTCTTGTATAGAAGTTATGTTTAAATTCAGCGTTgctcaacaaaacacactgtgtcACAATGTGCTGAATATGTTTCCTTCCTCAAAAAACCTTtgtaaagtgattttttttaatattgcgGTGGTTGATTAGGGCTGTTGTGGGCTATTTTAGCAAATCAGTGAGCAGACCTGGCTTCAGGTagtatttgcatttatttcagggtgattttgattttggtggtcaaaggttactatgaaaacacaaaatacatttttgacaataataagaataagaattcAAATCCTAAATTTGACACAAACGTATCAGGattaaataatgacattttatattcaaaaggtcaaaggtcaacttcactgtgacatcataatgttctgcaaaaacatttttctgggCATTGTTTTTTGCCATAATTAAGGAAGAAGCGACATCGAGACCATATTTTAGGGGTGGGCGATTTAAAATTTATTTCACtggggggttttttgttttgtttttctacgGTGACTCTTCACTCCATTAACAATGTAAGGTAACGTatcttaagaaaaaaatatatataataaggtttattggctccaaataggaataaaaatgaGGTACAGCCCTGCATGTGCTTTGGAAGAGTAACCTGTGCCTTAAAGGTcaattagtaaatgtaatgtgattcattctcatgCTACTTGCCACATTAGCTGCAGAAGGTAAAATTCAACAGGCTAATCGGCAGAATTAagagtaaaacaaaagaaaaatggcaaaacttgagcttcagttttgaagcaaATCCTGCTTTGCTTTGGCCCTCAAAGCAGTCTGAAGTAAAATGATTAGCACACACATATAGCCTGAGAGTTTTCCACttgttgttgtggggacatCTCCATCAAGTTAATTCACTGGGTCTTCACTTTCTCACAAGGTGGCAGTAGATGAAaacttttgtgttggttcttacAGCAAGCAACCGAGAAATTGACATGGGTTGCTCGTAATGTTACCTTCCAGGTGAGCGGAGTCAGCGTTACAGCGAATCAAATAGTACTGTCATAGTTACTGGTTCTAACTCCAGTTCttacctgcatgttatcacagGCACAGtaagcacattttttgatatgCTAAAACATTTGTCACAGTAATAATGGTATTGCAAAATCCACGTCATGGCAGAATGTGACACTGGTGCCGAAACCGGTCTACCCCCATACCGCCCATCTCTACCATAGTTTACATCTGGTCAGACACTGACTTGATTACGCTAATCTTTAGTGCTCACCCTTAAACTGTGGTAATTGTTTaaatcttctgtgctgccagaTTGATGATGCGTATGAAGCATCTGCCTTTTACAATTTGAAGACAAGGCAAGTTTCTTTACTACAACATCCATATctaaaaagcagtttttttaatattacGGTGGTTGATTAGGGCTGTTGTGGGCTACTGTAGCAAATCAGTGAGCAGACCTGGCTTTGGGTAGTATTGCATTTGTTTCAGGGTGATTTTGAAGAAATCAGAACATCCAGTGTCGGGACCCTATTGTAATTGATGAGCAGCTTAAGCATCAGTACTAGCATTTTGCCTGACTTCTTAGTGCCTGACAGCTCAGTCTTTATGATCAGTTACAGACCAGAGCAGCAAAGTTGTCTACTGTCTATTAATAGTAAACAGCAGGTAAACATTGCGACCACAGTTGGCCACAGCAATACAAAATCATATATCATATAGTAAGGGTGTTATAGACATGCCATCACATGTCAAGTCAGTTTTAGTACAACATCACAAATTGCAAATGTGCGTTGAGGGGCTTTACAATCACAATCTGTACACCCTTgattcagagggagaaagagagagccaAGAGGATAGGCTGAATCTTATGGAGGACAAAGGTCCAGATCCAAACATCTGGACTGAGTCACCGACAGCTCGGAGGCCGCGATGGTGGAGAGAAGACCtgagtgaaaaagagaggacgaggaggagaaactaaagggagagagagggagaaatagcCACACATGTGTGACTAATGTTTGGAAAAATTGCAGTTTTAATGTAGAAAACAATTATTGATCCATCCTTCATTGCACggttaatattttatattgttaCTGACAGCTTAATTTACCCCAACACGCTCATTGTTCTAGTTGTATTGAAGTATAAAATGaataactttttttctgttattcctctgcttttatattttattctagCCGGTGGATGAGCTGCGGACTGTGGTGTTTGAGATTCTGAAGAAAAAGGACGACATCCAAGGTAGTTGGCTTGCATGTCTTGTTCGTAGCCACAGTGGTTTCATACCATTATGGTATagcatgaatgaaatgttttgcagtgcTAACATTTCTGTCACACATCAGTAGAGCTGtactgatttttttcccttttctttttttaaacattcaaagcttctatttttttggtttttgaatGAAGCGTGAATGTCTGCCATCATATTTTATGACTTGATCATTTGACATGGTTTCATTTGCTTCTTATCACAATAAGTTATCCTTATTTTAAGCTAACATAAAGTTAAGTGACTGCAGTGATATGAAGTTAAACAAACTTACGTCTGGTAAAGaacaacatttttgtttaattaaaggtAAATATCAATAAAGTAAGCAATacaattttaaaattaattcGAAATCTGACAGGGAGCCAGTGTAAGGAGGCAAGCACAGGGGTGATGTGATCATGCCTCTTTGTTTCAGGAATGAGTTGAGCAGCTGCATTTTGTAGCAACTGGAAACAGTGGAGTGACCTGCCAAGCCAAGAATGGATAAAAATAtgtgcagctttttgcagatcAGCAGTTGATCAATTTTAGAGATTAGCACTTTTTACTTACTCATCAAAACAGAGCATCAAAGATTACTGCTAGATCCCAGTGTAGCAGCTTGTGTAATATTATTTGACAGACTACAGAGATTAGAATATTGATGGAATTTGGGGGACCTAACAGAATGATTTCAGATTTATCATTAAATTTAAGAAAAATTTGGGACATCCAGGTTTTGATATTGGAGAGCCATATTGTGACATTAGCTGGGCTGCTATTATCataaatggtaaaaaaaaaaatatatgtgaTTTTGAATGgctggctgcatggaccatcgactacctcaccaacagacctcAGGACGTGAGGCTTCATgactgtgtgttggatgtggcagtttgcagcaccggggctccgcagggtactgtgctctctctttgactcagattttcatgtttttgtcagcatctgaagaaaatgagaaagaggaCGACCAGATACCAACAGGTGAAAGCACTCCAGAGAATATCAACAACCCAATGATGACTCCTAAACCTGTCAGAGCCTTCATATGTGGGGAGAAAGGAGATTCATCTGTGGTCAAGTACAAGATCACAGCAACTCCTGGGTATGTTTGAGTCATTATTACAACTTCCAGCAACTATATATTTAGCTTACCAATTTGTTATatgtatttctgctttgttgAGTGGATCAAAGCACATTTGTTAGTGATCCAGAGCTAAATAATGACCTAAATGAACCTGCTAATTATTTTGGCATCATAGCTTCTTCAAGTGACACACTCAGTTCAAGTCTATTAGTTGATCTATTACTCTGTGATGTATCTGTGCATGCAATAAGCGTTTGCATAGGGtgaattcaa
The DNA window shown above is from Chelmon rostratus isolate fCheRos1 chromosome 5, fCheRos1.pri, whole genome shotgun sequence and carries:
- the ckap2l gene encoding cytoskeleton-associated protein 2-like yields the protein MEEGETVPIFSRKELRKQKLMEFLAAKVKLGQPNPKPNLRDDCQVKKPVTSVLKTVTGKENKGPPNRFSHERIKVSTLAAQSSTHPAKRVFDVNKKVNVKGRILTNRPSAASGPAFPKLNPVSSKSGLNAVSHPKKQPNTGIQTSGRAPSDAARRAVTFSSQSNAARSREMKMVSVRMSLGPLVKTKTGLIPAVTQPRNSQSQNLTNTAATTTSSVASKVRSSTSSSVSVSKKSTIRKTLPTTALNNPIHERTTVSSTARAGIKVQDQNKSNSKPLMGKHFQPSCQSQLASGLRSTSSSSRFTAAPIKPEWRPGMSETNKSAGQPTDRSTNLRSEREGEKNGQSCKVASRTSSGPVSRWSSRVVSKGVRPAVAELGGKPKTCKETDSKKGHSSANGPPPQTNRKKNSAPVMSQTVPRPARTINYTGQAIDMKTAKVPVKVIPQTEQKKLSAAQEERMKKLKEWREAKGISYKRPPMPVKPQVRHTVAVPQPFWATMKQEDDAHALISAVDRSLADCIKLLEEGCPPDQVKEVLSRLPVVSQKFAKYWICQARLMEQDGNLDVLPMFEEAVGVVLEPVDELRTVVFEILKKKDDIQASEENEKEDDQIPTGESTPENINNPMMTPKPVRAFICGEKGDSSVVKYKITATPGGHPSQQKEPARVNGQEVRFFTPVRRSVRIERASLRYPASLQDHDLCVASYNDLMSDEDKETSKEQQSGETSPTANDTPMYVYRQNEALKDKVFVQLVCSEDV